The Petrotoga sibirica DSM 13575 nucleotide sequence AAGTAATTATCAAAGATCAAAAATTGGATGAAAGTAATAGAATGAATGTAGGTTATATTTTTCAAAACCCCGAAAATCAAATTATAGGGGTCACGGTTGAAGAGGATGTGGCTTTTGGGTTGGAAAACATAGGGGTCCCAAGGGAAAAGATGCTTGAAAAGATCGAGTGGGCCCTTTCAACAGTAGGGTTAGAGGGCTTGAACCACGCAGACCCAAATGCATTATCTGGAGGGCAGAAACAAAGACTTGCAATAGCATCCATCCTTGCTATGGAACCTGAGATTATACTCATGGATGAACCTACTTCAATGTTAGATCCAAAAGGTCGAAATGAAATCTACAAAGTTATACACAATCTCAGGGAAATAGGAGAAACAATTATAATAGCTTCTCATCATTCTTCTGACCTGGAATATGTAGACAAAATCATTGCTCTCAACGATGGAGAGATTGTTTATGAAGGGGAAAAAGATCAATTTTACAAGAATAAAGTTATCCAATCAGAGCTACCTTTCAATGAAAAAATAAAAAGAGTATTCAATACCGATTTAAAAAAGTTGGTTGATGAAATATGTCGATAATACTTGAAGATGTAAGTTTTACTTACGCATTGAATACACCTTTTCAAAAGACAGGCCTAACAAATATAAATCTGGAAATTAAAAAAGGGGATTTGTGGTTATTTGTGGGACATACAGGATCCGGAAAAACTACATTGATAAGTTTAATGAACGGATTACTAACTCCTCAACAAGGAAGTTTATCAGTTGAAGGATTATCCACAAAAGACAAACAGGTCAACATAAAAGATATCAGAAAGAAAATTGGCATTGTTTTTCAATACCCTGAATCCCAATTTTTTCTTCCTACCATCAAAGAAGAAATAATGTTTGCACCAAAAAATTTTGGGGTTCAACTAAGTGAGGATTTACTAAAGTACTATTTAGAATTGGTAAAGTTACCCGAATCATACCTTGAAAAAAATCCATTTGAGCTCTCAGGTGGAGAAATGAGAAAGGTAGCGATTATCTCTGTTCTCTCCTATAACCCTGATTATATAATCTTTGATGAACCCACTGTAGGATTAGACTACCTGACAAAAACTTCTATATTCAACCTTATAAAAGAACTTCACAACTTGGGAAAGACCATAATAATATCAACTCACTGGATAGACGAATTCGCCAGTTTGAAACCTAAAATACTGTTATTGAAAAACGGAGAAGAAGCTTTTAAAGGTAATTTTGACGATTTTGTTTTGTTGGATGAAAATACTCTGTGGGAAGCTGGTATAATATTAACTGAAAAGATGCAACTGTATAAATGTGCTATAAAAACAGGGAAAAAGGAATTAGCTGAAAAAATTTCATCGATTTAAAATCGAGGGGATGATGAAAAATGAAAAAGATTCTTATCTTATCCATTTTTGTTTCTATCTTTTTATTACAGCTTTTTTCTCAGTCGAGCCGGGTTATCGATCTAAGAAGAAGTTTCTTGATATACACAGAAGGTAATTCCAGTATTGGCTCCTTGGTGGAACAATATTTAAAAAATAATCTAGAAAAACAAGGAAAGTATAAGGTATTAACAAAAGATGATCTGCTATTAGAAAATCTTAGAGAAATGCTCAAAAACGAAAATTACATCAAGAAAAATCTAGAAATGGATTTTTTAGTTTATATTCAAATACTTGAAAGCTTTCCTAACTTAGAAAGAAGCAAAGAGTTAACATGGTGGGAGTACCGTATAATAGCAAAGATCAACGTTGTCAAAATTTCAACTGGAGAAAATATCTATTC carries:
- a CDS encoding ATP-binding cassette domain-containing protein, which codes for MSIILEDVSFTYALNTPFQKTGLTNINLEIKKGDLWLFVGHTGSGKTTLISLMNGLLTPQQGSLSVEGLSTKDKQVNIKDIRKKIGIVFQYPESQFFLPTIKEEIMFAPKNFGVQLSEDLLKYYLELVKLPESYLEKNPFELSGGEMRKVAIISVLSYNPDYIIFDEPTVGLDYLTKTSIFNLIKELHNLGKTIIISTHWIDEFASLKPKILLLKNGEEAFKGNFDDFVLLDENTLWEAGIILTEKMQLYKCAIKTGKKELAEKISSI
- a CDS encoding energy-coupling factor ABC transporter ATP-binding protein gives rise to the protein MFFGCKNLSFSYYEKKVLTNINLDVKKGEFIGLVGSNGSGKSTLLKLLCGILSPQEGEVIIKDQKLDESNRMNVGYIFQNPENQIIGVTVEEDVAFGLENIGVPREKMLEKIEWALSTVGLEGLNHADPNALSGGQKQRLAIASILAMEPEIILMDEPTSMLDPKGRNEIYKVIHNLREIGETIIIASHHSSDLEYVDKIIALNDGEIVYEGEKDQFYKNKVIQSELPFNEKIKRVFNTDLKKLVDEICR